From one Lemur catta isolate mLemCat1 chromosome 5, mLemCat1.pri, whole genome shotgun sequence genomic stretch:
- the IL2 gene encoding interleukin-2 codes for MYKMLLLSCIALTLALVTNSAPTSSSTKETRQQLEQLRLDLQMALNGVNNYKNPKLSRMLTFKFYVPKKATELKHLQCLEEELKALEKVLNLAQSKNFHLRDTRELIGNINVTVLELKGSETFMCEYDDETATIVEFLNRWITFCQSIISTLNR; via the exons ATGTACAAGATGCTACTCTTGTCTTGCATTGCACTAACTCTTGCCCTTGTCACGAACAGTGCACCTACTTCAAGCTCTACAAAAGAAACACGGCAACAACTGGAGCAATTACGGCTGGATTTACAGATGGCTTTGAATGGAGTTAAT AATTACAAGAATCCCAAACTCTCCAGGATGCTCACGTTTAAATTTTATGTGCCCAAGAAG gCCACAGAATTGAAACATCTTCAGTGTCTAGAAGAAGAACTCAAAGCTCTAGAGAAAGTGCTAAATTTAGCCCAAAGCAAAAACTTTCACTTGAGAGATACCAGGGAATTAATTGGCAATATCAATGTAACAGTTCTGGAACTAAAG ggaTCTGAAACATTCATGTGTGAATATGATGATGAGACAGCAACCATTGTAGAATTTCTGAACAGATGGATTACCTTTTGTCAGAGCATCATCTCAACACTGAATCGATAA